CTCTGGCTCGGGCTGCTCATCGGTGGAGCCGGGGCTGGATTCGGTGCAGGCCTCGCGCTGGTGCTCGGGCTCGTCCAGCAGCGCTTCGGCGTGATTCCGTTGCCACAGGACGCCTACTATCTGGACACAGCGCCCGTCGAACTTCGCGCGCTCGACTTCGTCATAGTGACGACGCTGGCGCTCGTGCTGTGCGTGCTGGCCGCCTATCTGCCCGCGCGCGCCGCGGCCCGCGTCGAGCCCATCCGCACGATCCGCTTCGGCGGGTAGCGATGATAAATTTTGATGGGTGATGTTCGATTGGGGGCGACTCCAGATATCGAATCGCTTATCACTTCCTTTCTCCGTCTCCCTTTCCTTTTTCGTCTCTCCCCATGGCCCTCTCTGTTGGCGACGCCGCCCCCGACTTCACGCTCTACTCCGATGGCATGGAGGCCGTCACCCTCTCCGACGCGCTGAAGAACGGCAACGTGCTGCTGCTCTTCTTCCCGGGTGCCTTCACGAGCGTCTGCACCACCGAACTCAACACGGTCAACAACGACCTCGCGACCTACACCGACGCGAACGCTCAGGTCTTTGGCATCTCGACCGACTCGCCGTTCGTGCTGCAGGAGTTCAAGAAGGCGAACAGCCTGACGTTTCCGCTCCTCACCGACCACAACGCCGAGGTGTCGGCGCTCTACGACTCGAAGTATGACAACGACTTCACGTCGATGAACCTCGACCGCGTCTCGAAGCGCTCGGCCTTCGTGATCGCGCAGGACGGCACGATCCGCTACGCCGAGATCACGGCCAACGCCGGTGTGCAGCCTGACTTTGAGGCGATCCAGGGTGTGCTAGCTAGCCTCTAGCGCTGCGCTGTCACGTTGTTGCGTGTTACGTATTGCGTGTTACGTGTTGAGTAAGAACACACGCAACACGTAACACGCAATACGCATGGTTTCGATACGTCTATCGATTGATATGATTGACCAGATTCAAGCGAAAGCCAAAGCTCTCAACAAACGCATCGTCCTGCCCGAAGGTGAGGATGCTCGCACGCTCCATGCGATGAAGTGGATCGTCGACGAGGGACTCGCGCAGCCGGTGCTCCTGGGCAACCCCGACGTGGTGCTGCCGCTCGCCAAGCAGGAGGGCGTCACGATCCCGGATCACGTTCCGCTCATTCACCCCGCAGCCTCGGAGCACCGCGACGCGTTCGCGCAGACCTACTACGACCTCCGCAAGCGCAAAGGCGCGACCGAGGACGAGGCTCGTGCCGCCGTCGCCGACGAACTCGTGTTCGGCGCGCTGATGGTCCGACACGACCTCGTCGATGGCTCCGTCTCCGGCGCGGCGCACCCTAGTCCCGACGTGATCCGTGCGGCGATTCGCATGATCGGCGTCGGCGAGGCCTCTGCGCTGGTATCGAGCTTCTTCCTGATGGTGATGCCCGACGGGCGCGTCTGCACGTTCGCCGATTGTGCCGTGAACGTCGAGCCGGAGGCCGAGCAACTCGCTTCCATTGGCCTTGATGCGGGGCGCGCGCACCAGCAGCTCACGGGCGAGACGCCGCGCATTGCCTTCCTCTCGTTCTCGACCATCGGCTCGGCGGAGCACCCCGACGTGGACCGCGTGCGCGGCGCCGTGAAACTTGCCCGGGAGCGCCGCCCCGACTGGACAATCGACGGCGAGTTCCAGTTCGACAGCGCCTACGTCCCGAGCGTGGCCGCCCGCAAAGCGCCGAACTCGCCGCTCCAAGGCGACGCCAACGTGTTTGTCTTCCCGAACCTCGCGGCGGGCAATATCACCTACAAGGCCGTCCAGCGTACGTCGGGCGCCGAGGCCATCGGGCCGATCCTCGCTGGCCTCTCACAGCCTGCCAACGACCTCTCGCGCGGTGCCGACGCCGAGGACATCGTCAACGTCGTCTGCATCACCGCCTTGCAGGCCGACGGATGATCGCTGCGCTGCTCCAGTTCGGCCCCGCCTACCTCGACGTGGCGGGCAACCTCGACCGCGTCGAGGCGCTGCTAGACGGCGTCGACGCGGACCTCGTTGTGCTGCCGGAGTTGTTCGCGACGGGCTATTTCTTCCGCTCGCTCGAGGATTCAGCTAGCGTTTCGGAGCCGATCCCAGACGGTCCGACGACGGAGCGTTTGCAAACATGGGCCGCTGCGACGGGTGCGACGTTCGTGGCAGGGCTGCCCGAATTGGGCGACGATGGTAAGCGGTACAACTCCGCCGTTGTCGTGCGCCCCAACGGCTCGACGGAGACGTATCGCAAGGTGCACCTCTTCTACCGCGAGAAGGACTGGGCGGCCCCCGGCGACCTCGGCTTCCGTGTCTTCGACGCGACCACGCGCGACGGCATGCCGTATCGACTTGGCGTGATGATCTGTTTCGACTGGTACTTCCCCGAAGCCGCCCGCTCGCTTGCCTTGCAAGGTGCCGATGTGATCGCGCACCCGTCGAATCTCGTGCGCAAGGATTGCCCGCGCTCGATGCCGATCCGCGCGCTCGAAAACCACGTCGTCACGATCACAGCCAACCGGACAGGGACCGAGTCGGTTGGCGACGAAACGCTGACGTTCATCGGCCAGAGCGTGATCTGCTCGCCCGAAGGCCATCCCATCGCCAGCGCCGGGCGCGAGGAGACGACGGTGCTCACCGCCAAGTTCGACCCGCACGCCTCCCGTGAGCGCCAACTCACGGCGACCAACCACCTCTTCGGCGACCGCCGCCCAGACGTCTACACACTTGAATAGGGACGGAACTCGTCAAGGAAGCATCCGGCACGTCTACTCGTCGAAGCGGGGAGCTACCACCCTTGTCATGCTGAACTTGGTTCAGCATCTCAGCGATGCTTAGTCAAACTGCAGTCGTCAGAGATCCTGAATCAAGTTCAGGATGACACATAAGGGGGCTCTATGCGTTCGTGGCGCTAGCTTCCGTCACGCCCTCAAAGGTATAGCCGAAGGCTTCCAGGTCCACCGCATAGAAGTCGGCGACGAGGTCGATGCTCGAGTCGTCGTAGTAGGTGCGGTAGTCGCGGCGCTTCGACTTCTTGAGGTGGGGGAGCTGCACGTCCTTGCCGAGTCGTCGGGCGACCTCCTCGAAGCTCTGGTGCAGGTTCTCGAACCGCATCATGTAGTCGACGAGGAGCTTGCCGTCGCCGTCCGCGATCCAGTCGTGCTGGGGCATGAACATCCGAGGCTTGTCGTAAAACGCCGGGTCCTGGTCCTGGAGTGTCTGCCAGAGCCACGTCTGGAAGCCTGTTTCCGTGTCCGCGAGGCCCGTCTGGTCGGTCATCTTGCGGTAGTGGAACAGCGACACCGCGCGGTCCCACGGGTTGCGCACGATGCAGAACGTGAACTTCCGGTCCCACACGCCGCGCCCGAGCATCGTGATCTTCTCCTGCGCCGTCTTGTGCTCGAACCGCGCGCCAAGCGCCTTCTCGACGCTGCTGCCGCCCGTCTTGTTGATGTGGATGAAGACGAACGGCTGGAGGTGACGCTCGCGGAAGATCGCGGCGCGGTACTTCAACGTCTGCTTCAGAGGGGGCATTTCGAAGTGTGAGGGTCGAAGTGGGAAGGCGGAACTAGAGGCTCGACGTTCGGCCTTCGGCGTTCGCTGCTTCTATGCATTCGCCAGTGCCATGCGCTCGAACTGCTCGTTCGCGGCGACGAGTTCGTCGAAGGTGCCGGAGGCGGTGAGCGTGCCCTTTTCGAGGAAGAAGAGCTGGTCGCAGGACTGAACCGTGCTCAGGCGGTGGGCGATGGTGATGAGCGTCCGCTCGCCGCGCAGCGCCTCGATGGCGTGCATGACGGCGCGCTCCGTCTCGTTGTCGAGCGCTGAGGTCGCCTCGTCGAACACGAGCACCTGTGGGTTGTGGTAGAGCGCCCGTGCGATGCCGATGCGCTGCCGCTGGCCGCCCGAGAGCCGGATGCCGCGCTCCCCGACCACCGTCTCGTACCCCTCTTCGAGGCCGTCCTTGATGAAGTCGTGGATGTTGGCCGCTTTAGCCGCGCGGATGACGGCGTCCATGTCGACTTCGGCCTCGCCAAAGGCAATGTTGGAGGCCACCGTGTCGTCGATGAGGACGATGTTCTGGGGGACATAGCCGCAGTGCTTCTGCCAGGCGGGGAGGAGGTCGTCGGTGACGGTCTGCCCGTCCACGACGAGCGCGCCGTCCTGTGGGCGGAGCAGCCCGAGGAGCAGGTCCACGACCGTCGTCTTGCCCGAGCCCGTCGGGCCGACGAAGCCGACTGACTCGCCCTTGCGGATCGTGAGCGACAGATCGCGGAAGAGTGGCGCGCTCTCGGGGTAGCCGAATGTCACGCCGCGCAACGCGACGGCGCCCTCAAACGGGACGGCGTTGTCGCGGACGACCTCCTTGCGGCGGCGGCGCTGGTTGTTGATCGCGTCGCCCTGGCCCTTCAGGTCGTCGTAGATGCGGGCGAGCGCGGCGTCGTTGAAGGAGATCTTCGCCATCGAGATGTAGACCTCTTGGAGGTTCGGCTTGAGCCGGAGGATGGCGTAGGCGTAGACGCCGAGCAGCGGGATGATCTCCGCGACGTTCTTTTCGAGCGCGATGTAGTAGAGTACGATCAGCAGGATGCCGCCGAAAGCAAGCGTTTCCATCGCGTACTGCGGGATCTTGGCGATCACGTTCTGGGTGACGAGCCGCTCGGCGAACGTGCGCGACGGCTTCGAGAACCGGTCGAGGAACGGCTCCTCCAAATGGAGCAGCTTCACGTCCTTGACGGCCATGAACGCCTCGCTCGCGATCTTGAAGCGCTGCCCGTTGGCCGCCACGCGCTCTTTGCCTGTGCGAAGCAGCTTGCGCTTGACCGAGAGGTAAATCAGGCTGTAGGCCCCGCCAAATACCACGAACGCCCCCACCGAGAGCAGCGGGTCCACCGCGATGAGCAGGATGAAGATGAACACGCTCACCACGCCACGGGCGACGAGCACCATGCACGGCTGGAGGATGCCGTTGACGATCTCGTTGACCTCGTAGAGGAGGTTCTTGCCAAGCTCGGCCGAGTTGGTGCGGAGGTAATAGAGGTAGGGGCGGTAGAGGTATGACTTCAGCAGCCGCATCGAGAGCGAGTGACGACGCATCTGTGTGAACCGCGCCATCGCCCACGCGACGAGCGTGTTGAACACGTTGCCGAGCACCAGCAGCGTGAGCGTCACGCAGCCGAGCGCCATCAGGAAGCCCTCCGTGGTCGCGAAGCCGAAGTAGGTGTAGACCCGCGCGAGCCACACATTCGTCTCGACCGAACTGGGGTCGGCGACGACCTGGAGAAACGGGGCTACGGAGCCGATGCCGGCCACCTGCAGCAGCGCCATCCCGATAATGGCTGGAACCAGGAGGTAGACACGGCGGCGCTCACTCGGCGTGAGCACCTGAAAGAGCTTGCGGTACGTGCCCGTCGAGCGCATGGGAGGGGTGCGGAGGGTAGGGTGCGGCTGTGGTGCCGCGGCAGCGAGTTGGCGCAATATCCCCAAAGACGACACACGGTTGGGGGGTGCCCGAAAGCTTCACAGCCGCAGCGAACGACCCTCACAGCGAAGAGGAAGCCAGGCCTCGCCACGACCAATCAACCTCCCGCGCAGGAACGTATGCGCGACAGTCTGCCCAGCCGAATGTGCATGGACCCTGACAGCGTCGCAGCGGTTCAGTCTCGGTACCTACGCCATCTTCCGCTTACCCCTCGGCACGATGAACGCCAAGCACGTCCAGACCCTCCACATCGATGGCATGAGCTGTGCCCACTGCGTCCGTGCCGTTGAGTCCGCGCTCACGGGGCGCGACGGCGTCGAGATCGAGTCGGTCGAGATTGGCTCGGCGACCATCCACTTCGACCCGGCGAAAACGAGTTTGCCCGAACTCGCGGCGCTGATCGAGGAGGAGGGCTATGCCGTCAAGCAGTAGCGCAGGTCCAGTCTAGCACGATGCGTCCTGTCGCCCTACCAAAGTCGCCAGTCACGGAGAGCGATGCAACGAGCGTCACAGCTCCGAATGCAGGCACGGCGACCGCCACGCTCTCGGTGCAGGGGATGACCTGCGCTGCGTGCTCTGGCCGTGTCGAGCGCGCCTTGGGCAAGGTGCCGGGCGTCGTGGAGGCGACGGTCAACCTCGCCACGGAGCGCGCGACGGTACGCTTTCGCCCCGCCGAGGTCGCCCGCCTCGACCTCGACCAGGTCGTCCGGGACGCGGGCTACGACGTGATCTCGGTCGCTGAGGCCGTGAGCGACGTGGTCCCAGCACGAGATGACGCCGAGCAAAAAGCGCGGGCGCAGGAACGCCGCTCGCTTCAGCGTCGCCTCTGGATCGCGGCGGGCTTCACGCTACCCATCGTGCTCCTCGACATGGGGGCGATGCTCGTGCCACCCGTCCACGAGGCGCTGATGGCGCTGCTCCCGATGCAGACCTGGCGGTTCGTGTTCTTCGCGCTCGCCAGCGTCGTGCAGTTCGGGCCGGGGCTGCGCTTCTACCGCACCGGCTGGGCCGCCGTCCGCCACGGCGCGCCGGACATGAACACGCTCGTGGCGCTGGGCACGAGCGCGGCGTACGGCTACTCCGTCGTCGCCACGTTCCTCCCGTCGATTCTGCCGCCGGGCGCCAACCACGTCTACTACGAGGCGTCGGCGACGGTCATCACGCTGATCCTAGTCGGGAAGTACCTCGAAGCCCTCGCCAAAGGCCGCACCTCCGAGGCGATCCGCGCGCTGCTGCGTCTTCAGCCCGACACCGCACGAGTCGAACGAAGCGGGCAGTATGTGGAAACGCTAATCGCCGAGGTCGTCGTTGGCGACCGCGTGCAGGTACGACCTGGGGAGCGTGTCCCTGTGGACGGGACGGTGGTTGAGGGCCGCTCATTTGTGGACGAGGCGATGCTGACAGGCGAGCCCGTACCCGTCGAGAAAGGGGAGGGTGACCTAGTTGTGGGCGGAACGGTCAACCAGGCCGGGAGCTTCACGCTCCGCGCGACACAAGTAGGAGCCAACACCGTCTTGCAGCAGATCATCCGCATGGTCGAGGCGGCGCAGGGCTCGAAGCCCGCCGTCCAGGCGCTCGCGGATCGCGTCGTGGCCGTGTTCGTCCCCATCGTGCTCATCATCGCTGCGTCGACGTTCGCCGTATGGCTCGCCGTCGGACCTGACCCCGCGCTGACGTATGCGCTCGTGGCGGCTGTGTCAGTGCTCATTATCGCGTGCCCCTGCGCGATGGGGCTCGCGACGCCAACGGCCGTGATGGTCGGCACGGGCAAAGCCGCCCAACTCGGCGTGCTGTTCCGTCGCGGCGAGGCCTTGCAGACGCTCACCGAGGTCGAGGTCGTCGCGCTCGACAAAACGGGGACGCTCACGGAGGGGCGGCCCACGCTCACCGACGTGGTAACAGCCTCCGGCTTCGAGGACGACGAGGTGCTGCGTCTCGTGGCGGCGGTCGAAGCACGGTCCGAGCACCCCATCGCTGCCGCGCTCATGCGGGCCGCCGAGGAGCGCGGTCTGGACGCTCCGGATGTTTCCGGGTTCACGGCAACGCCTGGCTTCGGTGTAGCCGGTGCGATCGAAGGGCAAGCGATTGTCGTGGGGGCCGACCGCTTCATGGCCCAGCAGGGACTCGACGTGGATGCGTTCGCGGCCGTCGCCGAACGCCTCGCCGCCGAGGGCAAGACGCCGCTCTACGCCGCCATCGACGGGCACCTCGCCGCCATCCTCGCGGTGGCTGATCCAGTCAAGCCGACCACGCCCGCCGCCATCGCGTCGCTTCGTGGCCTCGGGTTGCGCGTGGCGATGGTCACGGGCGACACCGCGACTACGGCGCACGCGATCGCGGCCCGACTTGGCATCGACGACGTGCGGGCTGAGGTGCTGCCCGCCGACAAAGCTGAGGCCGTGCAAGCATTGCAACATGGGGCGCGCCGTGTCGCCTTCGTGGGCGACGGCATCAACGACGCGCCCGCGCTCGCGCAAGCCGACGTGGGCGTTGCCATCGGGACGGGCACCGACATCGCCATCGAGGCGGCGGACCTGGTGCTGATGGGCGATGATCTCCGTGGACTGACCCGATCACTTGGACTCGCTACGGCCACGCTGCGCACGATCCGGCAAAACCTGTTCTGGGCGTTTGCCTACAACGTCGTCCTGATCCCCGTTGCGGCGGGCGTGCTCTATCCACTCACCGGGACGTTGCTCTCTCCCGTCTTCGCGGCGGCTGCGATGGGGCTGTCAAGCGTCTTCGTCCTCGCGAACGCGCTCCGGCTGCGTCGTTGGACGCCTGCTACCTAGCACCGTGCCGGATCCCGTCGTCGCCCGCTTCGAACAGACTGTGCCGCACCTGCCGCACGAGAGCACAGGCGATGTCTTCCACGACCTCGTGAGCTGCCTCGTCGAGCAGCAGATCCACTACCGAAGCACAAAGCACGTCTTCGCCCGCGCCCTCGACCGTGTCACCCCCGACACGTTCGGCGTGTTCGAAAAGGACGGACTCGCCGACGTGCGGTTGTCTCGCCAGAAGCGCGATGCGCTAGCAGCCACCGTCACATTCATCCGTGACGGCGATGCCATCGACTGGGCCGCGTTGTCCGATGCCGAGGTCCGCAACATGCTGAAAAAGATTCGCGGCGTCGGCATCTGGACCATCGACATGGTGCTGCTCTACACGCTGGAGCGCCCCGACATTTTTCCCGCGGATGACTACCACCTCAAGCAGATCATGGGCACGCTCTACGGCATCGAGCCGGGCAACGGCCAGAAACGGCGGATGAGGGACATGGCCGAGGCGTGGCGGCCCGAGCGGTCGCGCGTCGTGCGGCTTCTGCTCGCCTGGAAGGCGTGGCAGCGCGAATGCGCCCGGTAACCGCACCGATGGCCAACATCACGTCTCAACGTTCCGGGACCGCCGACCTCGCTCTCAAGGGTGGGGGCATTCCGCCGTGGCTCTTCCGGCGGATGACGAAGCTGAGCCTGCACGTCACCGAAACGATCGTTGCCGACTATGGGACGCAGGGCTTTCTGAAGCGGCTCTCCGATCCGTTCTGGCTCCAGAGCTTTGCCGCGGTCATCGGGATGGACTGGAACTCGTCGGGCGTGACAACCGCCGTGCTTCGCGCGCTTAAGACCGCACTCAATCCGCGCGCGGACGACCTCGGCTTGATTGTGTGCGGCGGCAAGGGCAAGCGCTCGCTCCAGACTCCGCACGAACTCGTCTGCTACGGCGACCGGACGGGCCTTGACGGCGACGCGCTCGCCCGCGCGAGTATGCTCAGCGCCAAGGCGGACAGCACCGCGGCGCAGGACGGCTTCCAACTCTACATCCACGGATTCATCGCCATCGCCGACGAGGAGTGGACGGTGATCCAGCAGGGCATGAGGCCCGCCGACCGCAGCGCGCGGCGCAGTGGAACGTGCCAAGCTGGGGCAGACGGATAGGGCGGAGGCACCCCGCCACCTCACGCGCCTTGCGCAGAAGCTCGAAGACGGCTACACTCCGCGTCCGTTTTTCGACGAGGCCGTTGAGCGCGAGCGCCGCGATAGCTGGAAGCACGGCGGGCGCACAGTCCAGGGGGCTGCGATGCCCCCTGACTCTGGTGACAGGCAACGGGGTCAGTTGGATCTGTTCGGCTCGGGATGAGCACCCAGTGTAGCTGCAGGGCAATACGGGACGACCTGGACGCGAGGGATCAGCAACGGCAGTATCCTACCGCGCTCCGTAATCGTACGTCTATGCTCTCCTCATTTCTGGGTAGTTACTGGCCTCGTCTGCCCCTTCTGTTCACGGCGTTGTCGCTGGTGTGGGGTGGGCTGTGGATCGGCTCGACGCAGACAGACATGTCGTTCGTGCTGGCTGTCGATCTCGTGCTGCCCGAGGTGACCTACTGGAATGGATGGGCGATGCTCACGCCTGTGATCGTCTGGCTGGCCCATCGATCCGTCAACGCTTTTCGCCGCCCGTCGTGGCAGTGGGCCCTGCACCTGCCGCTCGGCCTGCTCGTGGGAGCCGCTGCCTACGCTCTGGGTGCCGGGCTCTACGCAGCGGCGTACGTGCTAGTGGAGGCGGGAGGAATGCCCCTCGGCGAGACGCTGGGCGCGCGCATCGCGGAACGCTCGGAGATTCTCGTGAGCTTTTGGATCCCGTTCGGCTTCCTCGTCTACGTCCTGCTGATCGGCGTCGGGCTCACCCAGGGCTACCTGCGTCGGCTCCGCAACGAGGAGCGGCAGTCGGCGGCCCTACGCGCCCAACTCGCTGAGGCCCGCCTCGACGTACTCGCGCGGCAACTGCACCCGCACTTCCTCTTCAACGCGCTCAACACGATCTCGGCGACCCTGCACGAAGACCCGGCGGCGGCGGATCGGATGCTCAGCCGGCTCGGCGGTTTTCTTCGGCGCACGCTCGACCAAGTAGACCGGCCCGTGGTGCCATTGCGCGACGACCTCGCCTTTTGCAGGCAGTACCTCGGCATCGTCCAGGACCGCTTCGAGACGCGCCTGACCGTGGACTTCGATGTCGATCCGGTGGTGGAGGACGCGGCGGTGCCCTACCTGCTGTTGCAACCGCTCGTCGAGAACGCCGTGCAGCATGGCGTGGCGCGGCATGCCGGCCCGGCCACCGTTGAGGTGCGAGGACGAAGGGACGATGCAGCGGTCACGATCGAGGTGTACAACTCGGCGCCTCCTGGAGGGCTGGCCGACGCCTCGAAGCGAAGGGAGGTGGGACTCGGGCTTGCCAACACGCGGGCACGCCTGGAGGCCGCGTTCGCTGGCTCCGCTCAGGTAGCGCCCTCAGTCGTGCTCGCGCCCGCTGAGGGAGGCGTGGTGGCGCGGCTCCGCTTTCCATACCGCTCCGTCAAAGACACGGCAGTCACCGCAGACGTGGTCGCGGCCGATGGGTAGCGCTGCGTATTCCGCGACAAGTCGCCTCCGAACCGTGGCCGTAGACGACGAGCCGCCTGCGTTGCGGAAGTTGGCACGATGGCTGGCCGAGGACCCCGACATCGAAGTCGTGGCGACCTGCGCCGACGGCTTCGAGGCGCTCGACGTGTTGGAACAGCATCGCGTCGACCTGCTCGTCCTCGACATTCAGATGCCCGAACTGTCAGGCTTCGACGTGCTCCGGCGACGCCCGCCGGGTCCTGAGCCAGTTGTCGTCTTCGCGACGGCCTACGACGCCTACGCCATCCAGGCGTTTGAGCACCACGCCGCGGGCTACCTGCTGAAGCCGTACGATCGGGCTCGGTTCGCTTCGACCCTCGCTCATGCCAAGGCGCAACACCGAGGGCGCTCGCCGAGTGGCGAGGCCAAGGCGCACACCCAGGCGGCCCTAGCGTCCTTGCTCGACGCGGTACGCCCCCAGGAGCCCTACCTCGACCACCTCGCCGTGCGCCTCGCCGACCGAGTCGACCTGGTGCGGGTCGCCGACGTGGACTGGATCGAGGCCAGCGGCAACTACGTGACGGTGCATGCCGGGGGAACTCGACATCTGATCCGCACCTCGCTCACGCGTGTGGCCTCCCGGCTCGACCCGCGGCGCTTCCTCCGCATCCATCGCTCGACGGTGGTCCACCTCGACCGCGTGCAGTCTCTAGTCCCGGCCTCCCACGGCGACTACACGGTGGTTCTGCGCGACGGCACGACGTTGAACATGAGCCGAACCTACCGCGAGCACCTTCAGCGCGTGCTCGAACTCGGTTTTTAAGCGACACGCCACACGGGGCGGTCGGGAGATGGGCCTGTCGTTTCAGAGGCCTGTCGTGCCGGTTTACACCAGCAGGGTCCGGCTCGGCCCTGCGCGAGGGTCGCTGGGGAGTGAGTCGCCTACGTTGCGCGGCGCGTGGGGCCGAGGTGGCCCGCGCTCATGCTCGACCACCTACGTAGTGACCACTATGCGTCTCCTGCTTCTCCTCGTTTTTCTCGCTCCGGCCGCGCTCGCTCAGACCGTGAGCAGCATCTCTTTCCGCTCGTCCCAAACGATGGACGGGCTCTATGTGGACGAGGTCACCGGCGAGCTTTTCGCCGTCGGCGGCTTCATCGGGACCAATGTCTACAGCGTCGAGCCAGCGGGTGGGCTGAGCGTATTCGCCACAGGGCTGACTGGGCCGATTCACCTGACCCGCGCGCCGGACGGCAACTACTACGTGACCGAGTTCACGCCGCTCAATACGCAGAACGGCACCGTGAGCCGTGTCACGCCCACGGGCGATGTCACGGAGTTCGCAGTCGTCCCCGCTGGGCCGAGCGACATCGTGGCTGACGCCGAGGGCAACCTCTACGTCTCGCAATTCGGCATCGTGAGCAACGATCCGAGCACCAACGGCAACGGCGATAGCATCACGAAGATCACGCCCGACGGCACCGTCTCCGTGTTCTCGGCAGGCGGCTTGCTCGCGGCCCCTGTCGGGCTCGACTTCGACGACGAGGGTAACCTCTATGCGGCCAACATCTTCGATGGCCTTATCGTCAAAATGACGCCCGACGGCACGCAGTCGCTCTTTGCCTCGTTGCCCGTGACGGCGCCCTTCACGATCGGGCACCTTGTTTGGTCCAACGGACGGCTCTACGCGACCCATCTCGGGGCCAACCAGATCCACGTCTTCGAGCGCGACGGCACCGGCCGCGTACTCGCCGGTAGTGGCGAAAACGGTCGACAGGATGGCCCCGCTGCCGAGGCCACGTTTAGCAGCCCCAACGGCATCGCCGCCTCCGTCACGGGGGACACGCTCTACGTCAGTGAGTACATCGGCGCCGTCAACCGCATCCGCATGATCACGCTCGACGGGGCCGTCTCCACTGAACCGGACGCGCGGGACATGGGCCTTGAATTGCAGCACTATCCGAACCCCATCGCGGACGCGGCGCAGATCACGTACGCGTTGGATGCACCGGCTGAGGCAACGCTCACGGTCTACGATGCATTGGGGCGGACCGTCGCCCGACTCGCCGAAGGCATGCACGCGACGGGCAGGCACGCAGTACGGTGGGACCGGGCAGCGCAGCCGGCTGGCCTTTATGTACTGAGGCTGCAAGTTGGAACCGACGCCGTGATACGGCGGATGATTGTGCAGTGATCTCGCAGACAGCAGGGCTTCAGAGAAGGAAGGGATAGGCCGCAAACTTCCCTCGGTTCACATCGTAGATACGAGGCTCCGTCCGGCGGTCCGAGATATCTTTCGGACCCCGCGTTTTCTCCGTTTGCCTGTCTCTAGCCTCGTGGATCAGTCCCGCATCCGCAACTTCTGCATCATTGCCCACATCGACCACGGCAAGTCGACGCTGGCCGACCGGCTGCTCGAAGCCACGGGCACGCTCACCCAGCGCGAGATGCAGGACCAGGTCCTCGACTCGATGGACCTCGAGCGCGAGCGCGGCATCACGATCAAGAGCCACGCCATCCGCATGAACTACACGGCGGAGGATGGCCAGGATTACGTGGTCAACTTGATCGACACGCCGGGGCACGTCGACTTCACCTATGAGGTCAGCCGGGCGCTGCAGGCCTGCGAGGGCGCGATCCTCGTCGTCGACGCCGCGCAGGGCATCGAGGCGCAGACGATCTCGAACCTCTACCTCGCGCTCGACGCCGACCTGGAGATTATCCCGGTCCTCAATAAGGTCGACCTGCCGAGTGCCCGGCCCGAACTCGTGGCCAAGTCGATCACGGACCTCATCGGCGGCGACCCGGACGACGTGCTACACGTGAGCGCCAAGACGGGGGAGGGCGTCCCGGCGGTGCTGGAGCGCATCATCGAGCGCGTGCCGCCCCCGAAGGGCGATCCCGAGGCGCCGCTGCAAGCCCTCATCTTTGACTCGGCGTTCGACACCTACCGGGGCTCCGTCGTCTACGTCCGCGTAGTCGAAGGCACGATCCGCGACGGCGACGGCATCACGTTCATGGCG
The Bacteroidota bacterium DNA segment above includes these coding regions:
- the pta gene encoding phosphate acetyltransferase, which produces MIDQIQAKAKALNKRIVLPEGEDARTLHAMKWIVDEGLAQPVLLGNPDVVLPLAKQEGVTIPDHVPLIHPAASEHRDAFAQTYYDLRKRKGATEDEARAAVADELVFGALMVRHDLVDGSVSGAAHPSPDVIRAAIRMIGVGEASALVSSFFLMVMPDGRVCTFADCAVNVEPEAEQLASIGLDAGRAHQQLTGETPRIAFLSFSTIGSAEHPDVDRVRGAVKLARERRPDWTIDGEFQFDSAYVPSVAARKAPNSPLQGDANVFVFPNLAAGNITYKAVQRTSGAEAIGPILAGLSQPANDLSRGADAEDIVNVVCITALQADG
- a CDS encoding ABC transporter ATP-binding protein, producing the protein MRSTGTYRKLFQVLTPSERRRVYLLVPAIIGMALLQVAGIGSVAPFLQVVADPSSVETNVWLARVYTYFGFATTEGFLMALGCVTLTLLVLGNVFNTLVAWAMARFTQMRRHSLSMRLLKSYLYRPYLYYLRTNSAELGKNLLYEVNEIVNGILQPCMVLVARGVVSVFIFILLIAVDPLLSVGAFVVFGGAYSLIYLSVKRKLLRTGKERVAANGQRFKIASEAFMAVKDVKLLHLEEPFLDRFSKPSRTFAERLVTQNVIAKIPQYAMETLAFGGILLIVLYYIALEKNVAEIIPLLGVYAYAILRLKPNLQEVYISMAKISFNDAALARIYDDLKGQGDAINNQRRRRKEVVRDNAVPFEGAVALRGVTFGYPESAPLFRDLSLTIRKGESVGFVGPTGSGKTTVVDLLLGLLRPQDGALVVDGQTVTDDLLPAWQKHCGYVPQNIVLIDDTVASNIAFGEAEVDMDAVIRAAKAANIHDFIKDGLEEGYETVVGERGIRLSGGQRQRIGIARALYHNPQVLVFDEATSALDNETERAVMHAIEALRGERTLITIAHRLSTVQSCDQLFFLEKGTLTASGTFDELVAANEQFERMALANA
- a CDS encoding nitrilase-related carbon-nitrogen hydrolase produces the protein MIAALLQFGPAYLDVAGNLDRVEALLDGVDADLVVLPELFATGYFFRSLEDSASVSEPIPDGPTTERLQTWAAATGATFVAGLPELGDDGKRYNSAVVVRPNGSTETYRKVHLFYREKDWAAPGDLGFRVFDATTRDGMPYRLGVMICFDWYFPEAARSLALQGADVIAHPSNLVRKDCPRSMPIRALENHVVTITANRTGTESVGDETLTFIGQSVICSPEGHPIASAGREETTVLTAKFDPHASRERQLTATNHLFGDRRPDVYTLE
- a CDS encoding sulfotransferase family 2 domain-containing protein; the protein is MPPLKQTLKYRAAIFRERHLQPFVFIHINKTGGSSVEKALGARFEHKTAQEKITMLGRGVWDRKFTFCIVRNPWDRAVSLFHYRKMTDQTGLADTETGFQTWLWQTLQDQDPAFYDKPRMFMPQHDWIADGDGKLLVDYMMRFENLHQSFEEVARRLGKDVQLPHLKKSKRRDYRTYYDDSSIDLVADFYAVDLEAFGYTFEGVTEASATNA
- a CDS encoding cation transporter produces the protein MNAKHVQTLHIDGMSCAHCVRAVESALTGRDGVEIESVEIGSATIHFDPAKTSLPELAALIEEEGYAVKQ
- a CDS encoding redoxin domain-containing protein, giving the protein MALSVGDAAPDFTLYSDGMEAVTLSDALKNGNVLLLFFPGAFTSVCTTELNTVNNDLATYTDANAQVFGISTDSPFVLQEFKKANSLTFPLLTDHNAEVSALYDSKYDNDFTSMNLDRVSKRSAFVIAQDGTIRYAEITANAGVQPDFEAIQGVLASL